In Ovis canadensis isolate MfBH-ARS-UI-01 breed Bighorn chromosome 11, ARS-UI_OviCan_v2, whole genome shotgun sequence, one genomic interval encodes:
- the SLC16A11 gene encoding monocarboxylate transporter 11 isoform X2 gives MGSPTGCYAPWASPSLTSRSILTETLRRRRGSAPWPWQCSRQPVRRGPEVGGPVGSALSTRWGARPVVMVGGILTSLGFVFSAFAHSLLHLYLGLGVLAGSGWALVFAPALGTVSRYFSRRRVLAVGLALTGNGASSLLLAPALQLLLDNFGWRGSLLLLGAVTLHLTPCGALLRPLALPGDPLALPRSPLAALGLGLFRHRAFLVLTLGTALVGVGYFIPYVHLAPHALDRGLGGYGAVLVVAAAAVGDIGARLLCGWLADQGWVPLPRLLTVFGALTGLGLLAVGLVPVVGNEDSWGGPLLAAAGVYGLSAGSYAPLIFCVLPELVGIGNVVQATGLVMMLLSLGGLLGPPLSGFLRDETGDFTASFLTCGSFVLSGSFVYLGLPKALPSCRPASRPGTPPPEMGELLPVPQIALLSPGDPHSTLDTTC, from the exons ATGGGCTCTCCTACGGGGTGTTACGCTCCCTGGGCCTCGCCTTCCCTGACTTCGCGGAGTATTTTGACCGAAACGCTCAGGAGACGGCGTGGGTCAGCGCCCTGGCCCTGGCAGTGCAGCAGGCAGCCAGTGAGGAGGGGCCCCGAGGTGGGAG GCCCAGTAGGCAGTGCCCTGAGCACCCGCTGGGGGGCGCGCCCCGTCGTGATGGTTGGGGGCATCCTCACCTCGCTCGGCTTCGTCTTCTCGGCTTTCGCCCACAGTCTGCTGCACCTCTACCTTGGCCTGGGCGTCCTTGCTG GCTCCGGCTGGGCGCTGGTGTTCGCCCCTGCCCTGGGGACCGTCTCCCGTTACTTCTCCCGCCGTCGAGTCTTGGCCGTGGGGCTGGCACTCACGGGCAACGGGGCCTCCTCGCTGCTCCTGGCGCCTGCTTTGCAGCTCCTCCTTGATAATTTTGGCTGGCGGGGCTCCCTGCTCCTCCTCGGAGCCGTCACCCTCCACCTCACCCCCTGTGGCGCCCTGCTACGACCCCTGGCGCTTCCTGGAGACCCCCTGGCCCTACCCCGAAGCCCTCTAGCTGCCCTCGGCCTCGGTCTCTTCAGACACCGGGCCTTCCTAGTTTTGACACTAGGAACGGCCTTAGTGGGGGTCGGTTACTTCATCCCCTACGTGCACTTGGCTCCTCACGCTTTAGATCGGGGCCTGGGCGGGTATGGGGCAGTGCTGGTGGTGGCGGCGGCTGCGGTGGGGGATATCGGCGCTCGGCTCCTCTGCGGGTGGCTGGCGGACCAGGGTTGGGTGCCCCTCCCGCGGTTGCTGACGGTATTCGGGGCTCTGACAGGCCTGGGGCTGCTGGCGGTGGGATTGGTGCCCGTGGTGGGGAACGAGGACAGCTGGGGGGGCCCCCTGCTGGCAGCGGCTGGGGTCTACGGCCTGAGCGCCGGAAGTTACGCCCCGTTGATTTTCTGTGTGCTCCCGGAGCTGGTGGGCATCGGAAATGTGGTACAGGCCACCGGTCTGGTGATGATGCTGCTGAGCCTCGGGGGGCTTCTAGGCCCTCCCCTGTCAG GCTTCCTAAGGGATGAGACCGGAGACTTCACCGCCTCCTTCCTCACGTGCGGCTCTTTCGTCCTCTCTGGCAGCTTCGTCTATTTGGGGCTGCCCAAGGCGCTGCCCTCCTGCCGTCCGGCCTCACGTCCAGGCACTCCACCCCCTGAGATGGGGGAGCTGCTCCCGGTCCCTCAGATTGCCCTGCTCTCCCCGGGAGACCCTCACTCCACTCTGGACACCACTTGTTGA
- the BCL6B gene encoding B-cell CLL/lymphoma 6 member B protein isoform X1: protein MGSTATPEGALGYVREFTRHSSDVLGNLNELRLRGILTDVTLLVGGQPLRAHKAVLIACSGFFYSIFRGRAGVGVDMLSLPGGPEAGGFAPLLDFMYTSRLRLSPATAPAVLAAATYLQMEHVVQACHRFIQASYEPLGISLRPLEAEPPTPPTAPPPGSPRRSEGHPDPPTESRSCSQGPPSPHSPDPKACNWKKYKFIILNSQASQAGSLAGESSGQLCSQLPSGDEASSSSSSSSEEGPISSPQSRLSPTAATVQFKCGAPVNTPHRLTPQAPETTGSPSGRAHPPPGEKPYHCSICGARFNRPANLKTHSRIHSGEKPYKCDTCGSRFVQVAHLRAHVLIHTGEKPYPCPTCGTRFRHLQTLKSHVRIHTGEKPYHCDPCGLHFRHKSQLRLHLRQKHGAATNTKVHYHILGRP, encoded by the exons ATGGGTTCCACCGCTACCCCGGAGGGAGCGCTGGGCTATGTCCGCGAGTTTACTCGCCACTCCTCCGACGTGCTCGGCAACCTAAATGAGCTGCGCCTGCGCGGGATCCTCACTGACGTCACGCTGCTGGTTGGCGGGCAACCCCTTCGAGCTCACAAGGCAGTTCTTATTGCCTGCAG TGGCTTCTTCTATTCAATTTTCCGAGGCCGTGCAGGAGTAGGGGTAGACATGCTCTCCCTGCCCGGGGGCCCCGAAGCCGGAGGCTTCGCTCCCCTTCTGGACTTCATGTACACTTCGCGCCTACGTCTCTCTCCCGCCACCGCACCAGCAGTCCTCGCGGCCGCCACCTACTTGCAGATGGAGCATGTGGTCCAGGCATGCCACCGCTTCATCCAGGCCAG CTATGAACCTCTGGGCATATCTCTGCGGCCCCTGGAGGCAGAACCCCCCACGCCACCAACGGCCCCTCCACCAGGCAGTCCCAGGCGCTCGGAGGGGCACCCTGACCCACCTACTGAGTCTCGCAGCTGCAGTCAAGGGCCCCCCAGTCCACACAGCCCAGACCCCAAGGCCTGCAACTGGAAAAAATACAAGTTCATCATACTGAACTCTCAGGCCTCCCAAGCAGGGAGTCTGGCTGGGGAGAGTTCTGGTCAACTTTGCTCCCAGCTCCCCAGTGGAGATGAGgcttccagcagcagcagcagcagcagtgaagaagGACCCATTTCCAGTCCCCAGAGCAG GCTTTCTCCAACTGCTGCCACTGTGCAGTTCAAATGTGGGGCTCCAGTCAATACCCCTCATCGGCTCACACCCCAGGCTCCAGAGACCACTGGGTCACCTTCTGGGAGGGCTCATCCACCACCAG GGGAAAAGCCCTACCACTGCTCCATCTGCGGAGCCCGCTTTAACCGGCCGGCTAACCTGAAAACGCATAGCCGCATCCATTCGGGAGAGAAGCCCTATAAGTGCGACACATGCGGCTCGCGCTTTGTACAG GTAGCGCATCTGCGCGCGCACGTGCTGATCCACACCGGGGAGAAGCCCTATCCTTGCCCCACCTGCGGGACTCGCTTCCGCCATCTACAGACCCTGAAGAGTCACGTTCGCATCCATACCGGAGAGAAGCCTTACCAC TGCGACCCCTGCGGTCTGCATTTCCGGCACAAGAGTCAACTTCGGCTACATCTGCGCCAGAAACACGGAGCTGCTACCAACACCAAAGTGCACTACCACATTCTAGGGAGGCCCTAG
- the BCL6B gene encoding B-cell CLL/lymphoma 6 member B protein isoform X2: protein MGSTATPEGALGYVREFTRHSSDVLGNLNELRLRGILTDVTLLVGGQPLRAHKAVLIACSGFFYSIFRGRAGVGVDMLSLPGGPEAGGFAPLLDFMYTSRLRLSPATAPAVLAAATYLQMEHVVQACHRFIQASYEPLGISLRPLEAEPPTPPTAPPPGSPRRSEGHPDPPTESRSCSQGPPSPHSPDPKACNWKKYKFIILNSQASQAGSLAGESSGQLCSQLPSGDEASSSSSSSSEEGPISSPQSRLSPTAATVQFKCGAPVNTPHRLTPQAPETTGSPSGRAHPPPGGEFFSCQNCEAVAGCSSGLDPVASGDEDKPYKCQLCRSAFRYKGNLASHRTVHTGEKPYHCSICGARFNRPANLKTHSRIHSGEKPYKCDTCGSRFVQVAHLRAHVLIHTGEKPYPCPTCGTRFRHLQTLKSHVRIHTGEKPYHCDPCGLHFRHKSQLRLHLRQKHGAATNTKVHYHILGRP from the exons ATGGGTTCCACCGCTACCCCGGAGGGAGCGCTGGGCTATGTCCGCGAGTTTACTCGCCACTCCTCCGACGTGCTCGGCAACCTAAATGAGCTGCGCCTGCGCGGGATCCTCACTGACGTCACGCTGCTGGTTGGCGGGCAACCCCTTCGAGCTCACAAGGCAGTTCTTATTGCCTGCAG TGGCTTCTTCTATTCAATTTTCCGAGGCCGTGCAGGAGTAGGGGTAGACATGCTCTCCCTGCCCGGGGGCCCCGAAGCCGGAGGCTTCGCTCCCCTTCTGGACTTCATGTACACTTCGCGCCTACGTCTCTCTCCCGCCACCGCACCAGCAGTCCTCGCGGCCGCCACCTACTTGCAGATGGAGCATGTGGTCCAGGCATGCCACCGCTTCATCCAGGCCAG CTATGAACCTCTGGGCATATCTCTGCGGCCCCTGGAGGCAGAACCCCCCACGCCACCAACGGCCCCTCCACCAGGCAGTCCCAGGCGCTCGGAGGGGCACCCTGACCCACCTACTGAGTCTCGCAGCTGCAGTCAAGGGCCCCCCAGTCCACACAGCCCAGACCCCAAGGCCTGCAACTGGAAAAAATACAAGTTCATCATACTGAACTCTCAGGCCTCCCAAGCAGGGAGTCTGGCTGGGGAGAGTTCTGGTCAACTTTGCTCCCAGCTCCCCAGTGGAGATGAGgcttccagcagcagcagcagcagcagtgaagaagGACCCATTTCCAGTCCCCAGAGCAG GCTTTCTCCAACTGCTGCCACTGTGCAGTTCAAATGTGGGGCTCCAGTCAATACCCCTCATCGGCTCACACCCCAGGCTCCAGAGACCACTGGGTCACCTTCTGGGAGGGCTCATCCACCACCAG GAGGTGAATTTTTCAGCTGCCAGAACTGTGAGGCTGTGGCTGGGTGCTCATCGGGGCTGGACCCCGTGGCTTCTGGGGATGAGGACAAGCCCTACAAGTGTCAGCTCTGCCGGTCTGCCTTCCGCTATAAGGGCAACCTGGCCAGTCACCGCACGGTGCACACAG GGGAAAAGCCCTACCACTGCTCCATCTGCGGAGCCCGCTTTAACCGGCCGGCTAACCTGAAAACGCATAGCCGCATCCATTCGGGAGAGAAGCCCTATAAGTGCGACACATGCGGCTCGCGCTTTGTACAG GTAGCGCATCTGCGCGCGCACGTGCTGATCCACACCGGGGAGAAGCCCTATCCTTGCCCCACCTGCGGGACTCGCTTCCGCCATCTACAGACCCTGAAGAGTCACGTTCGCATCCATACCGGAGAGAAGCCTTACCAC TGCGACCCCTGCGGTCTGCATTTCCGGCACAAGAGTCAACTTCGGCTACATCTGCGCCAGAAACACGGAGCTGCTACCAACACCAAAGTGCACTACCACATTCTAGGGAGGCCCTAG
- the SLC16A13 gene encoding monocarboxylate transporter 13 isoform X1, with the protein MAYRAEPPDGGWGWMVVLSAFFQSALVFGVLRSFGVFFVEFVAAFEEPAARVSWIASIGIAVQQFGSPVGSVLSTKFGPRPVVMTGGILAALGMLLASFATSLTHLYLSIGLLSGSGWALTFTPTLACLSRYFSRRRSLATGLALTGVGLSSFAFAPLFQWLLNHYAWRGALLLVSALSLHLVACGALLRPLSLAEDPVVGGPGAQITSLLCHGPFLRYTIAITLINTGYFIPYVHLVAHLRDLGWDPLPAAFLLSVAAISDLVGRVASGWLGDAVPGPVARLLMLWTTLTGVILALYPVAEVPTGLVALTVAYGFTSGALTPVAFSVLPELVGTGKIYCGLGLVQMVESIGGLLGAPLSGYLRDVTGNYTASFVVAGAFLLAGSGVLITLPHFFCFSAPTSKPQDLVTEALDTKVPLPEEGLGED; encoded by the exons ATGGCTTATAGGGCCGAGCcccccgacgggggctggggatgGATGGTGGTGCTCTCAGCGTTCTTCCAGTCGGCTCTGGTGTTCGGGGTGCTCCGTTCCTTCGGCGTCTTCTTTGTGGAATTTGTGGCGGCGTTTGAAGAGCCGGCCGCGCGAGTCTCCTGGATCGCCTCCATAGGAATCGCGGTGCAGCAGTTCGGGA GTCCAGTGGGCAGTGTGCTGAGCACGAAGTTCGGTCCCAGGCCTGTGGTGATGACCGGGGGTATCCTGGCTGCACTGGGGATGCTGCTCGCCTCCTTTGCTACCTCCTTGACCCACCTGTACCTGAGTATTGGGTTGCTCTCAG GATCTGGCTGGGCCTTGACCTTCACTCCAACCCTGGCCTGCCTGTCCCGTTACTTCTCTCGCCGGCGATCCCTGGCCACCGGGCTGGCACTGACGGGCGTGGGCCtctcctcctttgcttttgccCCACTCTTCCAATGGCTGCTCAACCACTATGCCTGGCGGGGGGCCCTACTGCTGGTGTCCGCCCTCTCCCTTCACTTAGTGGCCTGCGGTGCTCTTCTCCGTCCACTCTCCCTGGCTGAGGACCCTGTCGTGGGTGGCCCTGGGGCCCAGATCACCTCCCTCCTGTGTCACGGCCCCTTCCTCCGTTACACCATTGCCATCACCCTGATCAACACTGGCTACTTCATTCCCTACGTGCACCTGGTGGCCCATCTTCGGGACCTGGGTTGGGACCCACTGCCCGCTGCCTTCCTCCTCTCGGTGGCGGCTATTTCTGACCTCGTGGGGCGTGTGGCTTCTGGGTGGCTAGGCGATGCTGTCCCAGGGCCTGTGGCAAGACTCCTGATGCTCTGGACCACCCTGACTGGGGTGATACTGGCCCTGTACCCTGTGGCTGAGGTGCCCACTGGCTTGGTGGCCCTGACTGTGGCCTATGGCTTCACATCGGGGGCCCTGACCCCAGTGGCCTTCTCCGTGCTGCCTGAACTGGTGGGGACTGGAAAGATATACTGTGGCCTGGGACTGGTACAGATGGTAGAAAGCATCGGGGGGCTTCTGGGGGCTCCTCTGTCAG GCTACCTCCGGGATGTGACAGGCAACTACACAGCTTCTTTTGTGGTGGCTGGGGCCTTCCTTCTGGCAGGAAGTGGAGTTCTCATCACTTTGCCCCACTTCTTCTGCTTCTCAGCTCCTACCTCCAAGCCCCAGGACCTTGTAACAGAGGCACTGGATACCAAAGTCCCCCTGcctgaggaggggctgggagaggatTGA
- the SLC16A13 gene encoding monocarboxylate transporter 13 isoform X2, producing the protein MTGGILAALGMLLASFATSLTHLYLSIGLLSGSGWALTFTPTLACLSRYFSRRRSLATGLALTGVGLSSFAFAPLFQWLLNHYAWRGALLLVSALSLHLVACGALLRPLSLAEDPVVGGPGAQITSLLCHGPFLRYTIAITLINTGYFIPYVHLVAHLRDLGWDPLPAAFLLSVAAISDLVGRVASGWLGDAVPGPVARLLMLWTTLTGVILALYPVAEVPTGLVALTVAYGFTSGALTPVAFSVLPELVGTGKIYCGLGLVQMVESIGGLLGAPLSGYLRDVTGNYTASFVVAGAFLLAGSGVLITLPHFFCFSAPTSKPQDLVTEALDTKVPLPEEGLGED; encoded by the exons ATGACCGGGGGTATCCTGGCTGCACTGGGGATGCTGCTCGCCTCCTTTGCTACCTCCTTGACCCACCTGTACCTGAGTATTGGGTTGCTCTCAG GATCTGGCTGGGCCTTGACCTTCACTCCAACCCTGGCCTGCCTGTCCCGTTACTTCTCTCGCCGGCGATCCCTGGCCACCGGGCTGGCACTGACGGGCGTGGGCCtctcctcctttgcttttgccCCACTCTTCCAATGGCTGCTCAACCACTATGCCTGGCGGGGGGCCCTACTGCTGGTGTCCGCCCTCTCCCTTCACTTAGTGGCCTGCGGTGCTCTTCTCCGTCCACTCTCCCTGGCTGAGGACCCTGTCGTGGGTGGCCCTGGGGCCCAGATCACCTCCCTCCTGTGTCACGGCCCCTTCCTCCGTTACACCATTGCCATCACCCTGATCAACACTGGCTACTTCATTCCCTACGTGCACCTGGTGGCCCATCTTCGGGACCTGGGTTGGGACCCACTGCCCGCTGCCTTCCTCCTCTCGGTGGCGGCTATTTCTGACCTCGTGGGGCGTGTGGCTTCTGGGTGGCTAGGCGATGCTGTCCCAGGGCCTGTGGCAAGACTCCTGATGCTCTGGACCACCCTGACTGGGGTGATACTGGCCCTGTACCCTGTGGCTGAGGTGCCCACTGGCTTGGTGGCCCTGACTGTGGCCTATGGCTTCACATCGGGGGCCCTGACCCCAGTGGCCTTCTCCGTGCTGCCTGAACTGGTGGGGACTGGAAAGATATACTGTGGCCTGGGACTGGTACAGATGGTAGAAAGCATCGGGGGGCTTCTGGGGGCTCCTCTGTCAG GCTACCTCCGGGATGTGACAGGCAACTACACAGCTTCTTTTGTGGTGGCTGGGGCCTTCCTTCTGGCAGGAAGTGGAGTTCTCATCACTTTGCCCCACTTCTTCTGCTTCTCAGCTCCTACCTCCAAGCCCCAGGACCTTGTAACAGAGGCACTGGATACCAAAGTCCCCCTGcctgaggaggggctgggagaggatTGA
- the SLC16A11 gene encoding monocarboxylate transporter 11 isoform X1 — MTTPKPTGPPDGGWGWVVAAAGFAVNGLSYGVLRSLGLAFPDFAEYFDRNAQETAWVSALALAVQQAASPVGSALSTRWGARPVVMVGGILTSLGFVFSAFAHSLLHLYLGLGVLAGSGWALVFAPALGTVSRYFSRRRVLAVGLALTGNGASSLLLAPALQLLLDNFGWRGSLLLLGAVTLHLTPCGALLRPLALPGDPLALPRSPLAALGLGLFRHRAFLVLTLGTALVGVGYFIPYVHLAPHALDRGLGGYGAVLVVAAAAVGDIGARLLCGWLADQGWVPLPRLLTVFGALTGLGLLAVGLVPVVGNEDSWGGPLLAAAGVYGLSAGSYAPLIFCVLPELVGIGNVVQATGLVMMLLSLGGLLGPPLSGFLRDETGDFTASFLTCGSFVLSGSFVYLGLPKALPSCRPASRPGTPPPEMGELLPVPQIALLSPGDPHSTLDTTC; from the exons ATGACGACCCCCAAGCCAACCGGACCCCCGGACggaggctggggctgggtggTGGCAGCCGCAGGGTTCGCGGTGAATGGGCTCTCCTACGGGGTGTTACGCTCCCTGGGCCTCGCCTTCCCTGACTTCGCGGAGTATTTTGACCGAAACGCTCAGGAGACGGCGTGGGTCAGCGCCCTGGCCCTGGCAGTGCAGCAGGCAGCCA GCCCAGTAGGCAGTGCCCTGAGCACCCGCTGGGGGGCGCGCCCCGTCGTGATGGTTGGGGGCATCCTCACCTCGCTCGGCTTCGTCTTCTCGGCTTTCGCCCACAGTCTGCTGCACCTCTACCTTGGCCTGGGCGTCCTTGCTG GCTCCGGCTGGGCGCTGGTGTTCGCCCCTGCCCTGGGGACCGTCTCCCGTTACTTCTCCCGCCGTCGAGTCTTGGCCGTGGGGCTGGCACTCACGGGCAACGGGGCCTCCTCGCTGCTCCTGGCGCCTGCTTTGCAGCTCCTCCTTGATAATTTTGGCTGGCGGGGCTCCCTGCTCCTCCTCGGAGCCGTCACCCTCCACCTCACCCCCTGTGGCGCCCTGCTACGACCCCTGGCGCTTCCTGGAGACCCCCTGGCCCTACCCCGAAGCCCTCTAGCTGCCCTCGGCCTCGGTCTCTTCAGACACCGGGCCTTCCTAGTTTTGACACTAGGAACGGCCTTAGTGGGGGTCGGTTACTTCATCCCCTACGTGCACTTGGCTCCTCACGCTTTAGATCGGGGCCTGGGCGGGTATGGGGCAGTGCTGGTGGTGGCGGCGGCTGCGGTGGGGGATATCGGCGCTCGGCTCCTCTGCGGGTGGCTGGCGGACCAGGGTTGGGTGCCCCTCCCGCGGTTGCTGACGGTATTCGGGGCTCTGACAGGCCTGGGGCTGCTGGCGGTGGGATTGGTGCCCGTGGTGGGGAACGAGGACAGCTGGGGGGGCCCCCTGCTGGCAGCGGCTGGGGTCTACGGCCTGAGCGCCGGAAGTTACGCCCCGTTGATTTTCTGTGTGCTCCCGGAGCTGGTGGGCATCGGAAATGTGGTACAGGCCACCGGTCTGGTGATGATGCTGCTGAGCCTCGGGGGGCTTCTAGGCCCTCCCCTGTCAG GCTTCCTAAGGGATGAGACCGGAGACTTCACCGCCTCCTTCCTCACGTGCGGCTCTTTCGTCCTCTCTGGCAGCTTCGTCTATTTGGGGCTGCCCAAGGCGCTGCCCTCCTGCCGTCCGGCCTCACGTCCAGGCACTCCACCCCCTGAGATGGGGGAGCTGCTCCCGGTCCCTCAGATTGCCCTGCTCTCCCCGGGAGACCCTCACTCCACTCTGGACACCACTTGTTGA